Sequence from the Corvus moneduloides isolate bCorMon1 chromosome 18, bCorMon1.pri, whole genome shotgun sequence genome:
CCCAAGCACTGCTTTCCTGTCTGCCTATGGAAAAAAGAGTGCTATGGGccactgctgggacagggaagACACTTTTGAAACACCAATGGCTTCACCAGCCACGGCCCACGTCTCCCTTTGGTTACCCTTGTGCAGGTGAAGCGCCCTCACTTCAACAGTGTGAGCACCCCCAGGAAGGGCGCTAAGCCCCAGCTGTCCCTGGCAGCCACCCCAGCGCCGTGAGTCAGCCGTGGGTGTGGGGTGCTGGGAAGAACGGGTTCAACAGGCATCTGCTGGGAACTGCTCGGGCAGGTGGGGTCAGCAGCCGCCTCCCGCGCACCTCACCTGCTCGGTTGTCAGAAATCTTACCATCAAATAAAAGGTTTGCCAAGTACCTTCGTGCTGCCGTGGTGTGGACTCCCGTGTGGAGACCGGAGACCCTCTGTGCAAGTGGCTGCTGAAGGCCgtgctgtgccctgcctggTGGTCCTCATAGCCGAGGGCACTTTGGTGGGGCTTGCCCGGCTCGGGTACAATCACAGGAGCCCCTCTGGCAATGGAGCCACCCGAGTTTGTCACAGGGCTTGGCCTGTTTTTCAGGCTCTCTTCGTAAGCTCTTTCCAGATTCCTCGGGTCTTGGATGACATCCAGAGAATGCACAGAGTGAAAAGTCCTGCCGGGACTGCCGATGATGGACCGCACATCGTGCTTTTTGGTACTCGAGGAGGAAGAGCCGCTGTCATACTTCAGCGGGGTACCCTGGGGACAGGAGGCACAGGGGACATCAAAGGGCTGTCGAACAGAAGGAGCCCAGTGACTGCATCCCACAGAGTCTCAGCAGGACTCAGGATGCCTCATTCAGCGGGTCAGTACACAAAGTTTCCTCAGTCAAATGGCCAACAGCCATGGCCAAAGCAGAGATAACCACTCGGCACAGGGCTGGGTGCAGGGCCCATCCTGCACGTCTTGCTGTGCTCCAACAAGATGATGATGAGTCACTGCTGAAGGCTGGCTGTGCCCATCACGCCTCTCTCCTACACGCACCGTGAAATGGGATAGGACTACAAGGTGCCATGGGAACCCTGCAAATATTTGGAGACCAACAGGAGATAGCATGCCATGTTTCATCCTAACTACTGGCCCTGCTGGGTTGCCACTTGCCCGTGAAGGGAGGAGACCAAGTTTATGTGCACCCAGAGTCACAGTGCTGAGGGCACCAAGTTGACTCTGTCTttgaaaaagagggaaatgcaTCCTCTTTTGTTTACACATCTGGATGGATCACTGCTTTCTTAAGGTGCCAGGGGTTCCCTGGGTTTTGTATTTATCTGCTAGGAAGGATTATAGGATGGtctggattggaagggatccCTTCAAAGGATGGGGCAGGACAACCTGTACCCAAGCAGAGAGTCCATTCTTACCAGTGATGCAACCCAAAGCTGTTTCTGCTCTCCTTTTACCTTGGGAATGGCTCCCAGGATCTGTGCAAGGACAGCAGTCTGAGCAGGACTGACCTCATCCACTGCTCACTCCATACTCACCTGCGTGATGGAACCTTCCTTCAGAGGTCTCGTCAGAGAGATGTCTGGTGTCCGCCTCAGCTCCTCCCGGGGAATCTCATGGATTGATCTTCCTGCTTCTTTCACCGTGGCTACCAGGTCTTCATGAGctgatttcattttcagaggAGTAAGGCCCTCGTGAGATCTGACCTTGTAGGCATCAGATAAGTCCCTTGGTGGAGTGTTTTCCCTCTTGAGCTGTTTGGCTTCTCTTCTGAGGTAGTCCTCATGGGCCTCCACATAGGACCGAGGTATTCCTGCAACCCCCAAGTAGATGATGGATGCAGAGGGTGATTCCCTAGGCAGACACTGGACTCCCAGTCCCCGTGCAGATGCTCACTTCAAGGGGGTCTCTAGTTAACAAGTGGAACTCAGGGACTGGTACCCAGCTGAGCCCACAGGGCAGCTATACTGCTAATGATCCACCTCACAGGTACCAGCACTTTCTGGACCCATTTCACACTTATTTCAACCTGCTTCATGAGAATCACTGACAATTTTGTCCCTGACTTTGGCAGAATTTAGGTTGGTAGAAGCTGAGCAAGACTGAAAATATCTCTGAGCACAAAGCAGGGGCTGCAAAGACCTGCAGCTGGACCTTGACGTGTCCATCCTTGCTTCCTCCTGTCCTACCCCTACAAGGAGAACAAGGGGCCATGCATGTGAGATGCCTCCCCTGTCCGTGCCCATCTCGTGCTTGCAGGCTTTACCTTGTGTAATCGAGCCCCGCATGTGATGCTGCTCCTTTAGGTTATGGGGACTGTGTCGGTCTGGAGGGATCGCTCGACCCATGAGACCTAGAACAGATCCAAGAGGGAAAGTGGGGCTGTGACACAGGAGTTCATTTACAATTAATACATGACAGTGTCCCAAGGATGCCTGGGACAAAACACCAacaatttctaaattatttatttttcctttttttttaaaaaatgtgcttctttttttgtattCCTGAAGCTGGTCTGTCAGGACAGACACTCAAGGCAAACAGGTCACTCTACATCCCTTGTTTTCCCATGCTGGTCAGATGCTGTCAGATGCAAACCACTGCCAGAACACTGGCACAGGAAGATGCATCATGTAGACGAGGTCTCCACACGTCACTAACATAACACAGGTGAAAGGTTTCATCCAGACCCACCTTCAATGCTGGTAGATAAGGTATCACGGGCTGATAAGCCCCGGCTGATCCTCCCCTCCATCATATCATAGGTCCGCTTAGTTCCTGTGGTCTCATGCGAAGCTCCCGAGCTCCTGCTGTCTTCTTTGGGACACTGAGAAGCAGCAACTCCACCTGGGGGAGGGAACACCAAGAGGCACCACCATGAGCATGGAAAGTCAGCACGGGCCAAGAGAGGGTGTTTActgctgtttgtgtgtgttGCTGAGGGGTCAGATCCCATCCCACCATCAGCCACCACTATACAGTGCCAGAAACATCGCACAGGACTGACTTCCAGGAAATTCAGCTGGTGTTttctcccatccctgcctgcctcagACTCCAGATCTGTGCCTCCCGCTTGAGTAGGAGGATCCACCCTGTCGTGtcccattccctccctccctggtgGGGCCATCCCTTGGGCAGAAGAACAGCCTGGAGCCAGTGGGAGCAGCTGTAGTTCCACTGAACTTGGCTCTTTGGGTCTGgggagttttgttttttttccccgttgttttgatttttgctAGACACCTACTGTTTGGGATCTTGGCCAGCCTTAACATTTGCCGAGACACTCCCTGGGTGagaaaatcagggaaaacagaggagaagCAAAGTTGAGAATGATTCCTTTGAAACAGCACTGAGCAGGACTGACAGAGCGAGCGCTAGAGTGAGGAGAGACCACCGACTGCCCCTGATCCGAACCTGGAGCGACAAGCAGCGGGCATCTGTCCTGAGCTACAgccccaccaccagcacagccctgcccgtGCCAGGCAGCATCACACCCACCCCGGGCAACGGGCACCCATCACGTGCAGCGAGCTGTGAATTCAGCAGCTTCTGATCCAGCTGAATGCCTCGGGTTTATGCCACGAGCTCCAAACAGGATGTCAGCTAGGAGAGACAAACGCCTCTGCCCATCATCCCTGGCCAGGCTGCCCTTGCCAGGGATCGCCAGCGCCCTAATCCTCCTCTTTGTGGGCAGAGAAGGTGGTTGTACAATTAGAGAAAGCAGGGAAGTTAAAAACATTCATTCTATTGTGGACAATCAGGAAAAAACTCTTCCTTGGCAAAACCAGCAATTAATAAAATGGGATTATTACAACTTCACACCCACTGTTGTTTTCCGCAGTCAGCACCCACTCAATCCACAAAATGTTTGGGGCTGTGTGTGGGGAAACAAGAGGGGGTCCGTGCCTGAGCTTTTGCTTCAGCTCCATTTGACAGGAGAAATCCGGGGGTGACATTCAGAATCAGCCAAGCACCGTGCGGGCGATGTGCCTGCACCCTGTCATCAAGGCACATCTGTTGCCACCAGCCCTTCTGCAGGAGGGGACGTGCTCCCAGGCACCCTTTGTACCACCGGGAAGCAGGGGGAGGGCGCGAGGGAGAAGAGAGactaaacagaaagaaaaccattCCAAACCCACGTCCCTCGCCTTGCAGAAGCCATCAGCAATCATATGCAGGATGAGAATAACCAATCTAGCACAATTCAGCTCACACATGCTACAGGATCTCGTCTCATTACAgctcttttattttaagcacCCTCATGACACTAAagaatttgcaattttttttctgcttgccaAAATTCATAATCACCAACAGTTTcagttttcttatttaattttttttttaactcttctgTTCCTGGGCTGCTCAGCCTTGCCAGGCTGTacagggggaaggagagaggcagggctggcaaggctgcagcagctcacgGGATCACTTGGGATGTGATAAACGCTATCAAGCATGTAAAAggctgctggggagaggaaggaattAATTCCTCATCTGTGTCTGTGGGGGGTAGCATGAGAGGTGATGGACACAGGCTGCAGCCAAGGAGACTCGGGCTGACACAAGCAACAGGGAAGAGTTCGATCTGCAGCTCTCCCTCATTGCCTGGAGTAGGATCCCAGCACTGGGCACGGGCAACACTCACTGCCAGGAGCCCTCCCCATCTCTCCCTGATGGTGCCATTTCTGAGATCAACCTCGTTCGACCCCCAGCCCGGGCAGAGGTGATTAAAATAGCTTCTTGCACAAACAAGTCCTGAAACACTTCCTGCGTCCTCCCTGGTCCAAGCCTTGCCAACTGTCCCAAAGGGCATCCAGACACAAGTCTTCCACAGTGACATTTCTTATCTGGGCTAGAGTTGACAGCAGACCCAGGGGGACATGCTATGAGCCAGTTTCCATGTGGCAGGCGAaagacacagcacagagccctgtcCTGAAAGGTCCCTGCAGTCCCAGGACACACATGAAGGTGACATCAGCTGGAGCTTGAGAGTTGTCCCCATGGCCTGACCTGAACCTTCTGGCTCTGGATAAAACAACCCAGCCCATGATGAAACGAGCTGCCTGCACTTGTGGGCAGGAGACACACGAGAATCTGACATCTGTGGGACACactctgcctgcagcactgaCCACAGggcccaggctgctggggatgccccagggagggaggaagagggctcaggcagcacagcagcttgcCAGAGACACGTACTGAAGTAGCTGAAGTTGGGATCTGCTCCTTAGTCATCATCCCCAGACTCAACTGAGAAGGGAGGTGACACATGAGGACGGCCATCCCTGTGCACACCAAAGCACATGCCAGTGCTTTACCCCAAGAgcatgcagagctgcagcacctgTAAGCTGGCTCTTCCTGACCCCAAGTGCAGGCCAGGAGCAGTCCAGCTCCACAACAGAGACGCCTGACCCAGCACATGGTGAAAAGCAAGAATGGAGTTGTTTCCAGCCTCACTGGAGAGGAACATCTGCTTATCTCCAATGGGAGGCACCGGGACACGCAGAGCAGCTTTGATGGCCAGTGCTGTGATGGGCTGAGCAGGcgcagagcaggcaggagcagctggtgaCCACCTGCTGGCACCACTAATGCAGCGAGGCACCGCCGGCATTTACTGAGGAAAGGCGTTCCTGTGCTGTGCGGGTGCGGCAGCAGCCAACACATCCCCAGACAGGCTCCTTGTGGGATGCAGGAACGGCTTCGCCACCTCCAATAGCTCTAGCAAAGCTCACCAGATACGGAGGCTGAGTCCAGGAGGATTCCTGCAGGGCAGCCCCTTGCTGGAAAACCCTCACAGTGCCCAAGTCAATGCAGGTGAGAATCCGACATACAAATAAACTGCTATGCCGAACTACCTGACTTGCCTCCATCTTGCAGGTTTTTGAGTCCACCTTGGCCCAAGAGTTTGGGGGTGCTCTCGTAATGTTTTCAATCAGTCCCCCTCCAGCACAGGGTGTTCGGCATGAAGGTAACACCTTCCTACCTGgtcctctcctcttccctgtttCCCAAAGCCAGCCAAAATCATTGCAACCCTGCCTGCCGTCTCTAAGGCAACACAACCACAtgggacagacagacacagggCACCAGGGTGGGAAGGGTGAGAAGTGCTGGCCTGCTGTACTTTGTCAGCGTTTCCTCGAATAGCTCTCAAGTCCCAGCCACAGTGGCACAAACCCCTCGCATCTGCCCTAAAAAGGCAGAGAGGATTAGGACTTACCCTCGTAGGACAGCACGTGGCCCTTCTTCCCTTCGTAGATGACATGTCCTTTGGGCACGGCATCCTCCCTCgctttctctgctctgctggggctgtcTTCTCCGATTATCCTGGTAATGGTTCCTTTGTACAGCACTTCTGCTGGGGTGCCCTTGGAAAGCCACCAAGATCCATATTTAACAGTGTCACAACCAATTAAGCAAGCGCCGCGCGGGGACAGGCTGTTCCTCGCGGGAagctgagcagagggagcacACCCGGCCTCCGCTTCCTGGCGCAGCCAACAGCGAGGGACTTGCAGCTTAATTATTGATGAGAATGATAACGAGGAGCGGTAAAAAGGTACGTGATCTGTGtgaggctgctgggaaggggcaggggatGAGGACAGCACAGACCTCCGGAACAGCAGCTCTCACCCTGCATGTTTTGGAGTAAGCTATCCGGcctgctccctctccccaggtttgggggacagggctggtgCTCCCCTGGGGACACCTTAGTGACAGCAGGCACTGCTCCAGCGTTAGCTTCTTCCCTGCAGCCTATTCCCCCAGCTTGGCACAGGAGCCACAGAGATGTCCTGCCCACCCAGGCAcatctgctggcagcagtgtgACCTTCAGCGAGCTGCCTGCGTGCGGGAGCTGGCGGCTGGCAGCGCGCCCGGGCGAGACGGCAGGCGACAGCCAAACCGGTCCCAGAGCAGGTCGGGGAGTAGAGCCTGCCTAAGCTCTCCAACAGGAACAGCATCGGGCTCCCCACACCAACTGTGTGAGCTGAAACCTCTCCTTTGCCACAGGCACTCGCAGACACAGCTCACAGCACCTGCCCCCCTGAATCCCCttcaaaacacacagagctggatgCCCCTGAAGAGTGGCTGGTGATTAACACCCTTCTGCCACTGTGACCTGTCGGTGCCAAGTGGGAACAGCCACCATGGGGTGACAGTCCCCCTTTCCCATCTCTGGGAAGGCACAATGATGCTGGCAGAGACACTCCTGACACCTGCCTACTGAGCTCATTTAACCCCAGCAAGACCCAGAACTGATGCCTGGGAAGCCTCGGGGACGCGATGCCCCCGCCAGCTTTGCTGGTGCTTCCAGGTTGTGCCATTCAGGCTATTTTCCCACCCCTGCTTAGGGATGCACCTGCTCTTTACCAAGCCCTCAGAGTAGCAGCAGTCCCCAAAACCCAGGATGTGCCAGCGCGTGGGTTCAGTGCTCTGGTCATTCACCCTTGTGGTGGACCTGGGTACCTGGTAAtggctctcccagccccaggtAAGGTACCTCCCTTCCAGGGACGTGCTCCAAGGGGATGTGAAAGCAAGTGATGACAGATGGCTTCAGAGCAGAGAGCATATATTCAAGATCTGCTTCCTGTGAACTGGATGACTAATCTGAGATCAAGTATCAGCTCTGgtaccaggagctgctgccagaacAGGGGGCTCCTTCTCCCCAGCCggagcagagggatgcaggCTGCTGGGCCAGCAAAGGAGCCAGGCAATGCCCTGGGTCTAGGCTTGGTACCTTAATTCCAAGCCAAACAAAAGAATCTGGCTGGATTCATTATCTGTATGCAAAACTGTCTCAACAAACTCTGCTGATTTCCTGAACTGACACATGGTACTCGAGGTCCTTCACACCCACCCactgctgcccacagctgctgcaggagcatctGAGAGGATGGAGCAAATGTTTGCTCTGATGGGTTATTTACAGCCCCTGAGTACCCATTCCTGGCAGTTGTTGGACACAGGGCACCAGGCAAGCTAAGCTTTGCTCTGGGCCAGGACTCAGGGTCAAGTCCCCAGGGCCAAAGCCAACATGGTCATCCTCCTTGAAGAAGGCAGGCAAAAACTGGAGCCTGAGTGTCTTTAAACATCTGAATGATGGCCAGATAAAATCCCCacaggaaacagatttttttttttaatgctctcCACTCTGTTACCAGATGAGCAATAACTCACACCGCAAGAAACTATTGCCCGCTTGCCAGCTGCTCTTCTGAAGATGGATGGTGGAGATTAAGGCCGAAGTATCTTCCTGCTGAAGAGCCTTAGGGCaggacccccagcccagcacgctcagccctggcaggagctcCTGCTACCTTACCTGCCCCTTAcagcctcctccctcctccacctGGCCTGGGCACTCCACCCATCTCCTTTGCTCTGTTCCACTTCCTTGCCCTGGCAAGATGATTTTCCCAGAGCCATTTACAGCTGCTTTTGCCTCTGTTCTTGACAGCTACAAAAGGCAAAGCCGGGTTTAAAGGTGTTGTAAGGCTGCATTGCTGTTTTCTGGGCTCTGCTCTTCTGCAGTCTCCGCTCACGGAACGTGGCTCGTGCCATCCCAAGTGGCGGCTGTGGGAgcatcacagagctgctgcacagccctgtgctgcacaCCCCGTGTGCCCCACAAACCCCCAGTGCCCGTGTCCAGC
This genomic interval carries:
- the LOC116453196 gene encoding uncharacterized protein LOC116453196 gives rise to the protein MCWLLPHPHSTGTPFLSKCRRCLAALVVPAGGHQLLLPALRLLSPSQHWPSKLLCVSRCLPLEISRCSSPVRLETTPFLLFTMCWVRRLCCGAGLLLACTWGQEEPAYRCCSSACSWGKALACALVCTGMAVLMCHLPSQLSLGMMTKEQIPTSATSVRVSGKLLCCLSPLPPSLGHPQQPGPCGQCCRQSVSHRCQILVCLLPTSAGSSFHHGLGCFIQSQKVQDRALCCVFRLPHGNWLIACPPGSAVNSSPDKKCHCGRLVSGCPLGQLARLGPGRTQEVFQDLFVQEAILITSARAGGRTRLISEMAPSGRDGEGSWQ